The Vicia villosa cultivar HV-30 ecotype Madison, WI linkage group LG1, Vvil1.0, whole genome shotgun sequence genome includes a region encoding these proteins:
- the LOC131610990 gene encoding uncharacterized protein LOC131610990: MTTKESLPNSYENVGKAKWDDFSTKVLLENCINEIRKCGKPGIAFRNKKWEEIREEYNKRTNKNYTQKQLKNRLDSLRTDWTTWKQLLGKETGLGWNPHTGKIDADPTWWDAKIRENVKYAKFRYQGLEFRDELEFIFGEIVETSQCAWTPAMGVPLESSNQNTTTDVAHEIIDSDDEFNIDELSPVRNTQSKNKRKISPNMGERSTKGKAKVGTAPTMRKTLERLVQAAEGHNEVEKAEIAATSHINGQYSIPTCVEILKSAKEKGLLNGQQFSYALEMLKDEQNRVLIISLKDSINDLIEWILYKYE, encoded by the exons ATGACTACTAAAGAAAGTCTTCCAAATAGTTATGAAAATGTAGGAAAAGCAAAGTGGGATGATTTTAGTACCAAAGTGTTACTTGAAAATTGTATAAATGAGATTCGTAAATGTGGAAAACCAGGAAttgcttttagaaataaaaaatgggaagaaaTACGTGAAGAATACAATAAACGTACTAATAAAAACTATACCCAAAAACAGTTGAAGAATAGGTTGGATAGTTTGAGAACTGATTGGACTACATGGAAACAATTATTGGGTAAAGAAACTGGTTTAGGATGGAATCCTCATACAGGAAAAATTGACGCTGATCCTACATGGTGGGATGCTAAGATAAGG GAGAATGTGAAATATGCTAAGTTTCGTTATCAAGGTTTGGAATTTCGTGATGAATTGGAATTTATATTTGGGGAGATAGTGGAAACTAGTCAATGTGCTTGGACGCCAGCTATGGGCGTACCATTAGAATCTTCAAACCAAAATACTACTACAGATGTGGCACACGAAATTATTGATTCTGATGATGAATTTAATATTGATGAATTAAGCCCTGTGAGAAACACCCaatcaaaaaataaaaggaaaatttcACCAAACATGGGTGAAAGATCAACAAAGGGTAAGGCAAAGGTTGGAACTGCGCCAACAATGAGGAAAACATTAGAAAGATTAGTTCAAGCAGCGGAAGGTCATAATGAAGTTGAAAAGGCTGAAATTGCTGCAACATCTCATATTAATGGACAATATTCTATTCCAACTTGTGTTGAAATATTAAAGAGTGCAAAGGAAAAAGGACTTTTGAATGGTCAACAATTTAGTTATGCTTTAGAGATGCTTAAGGATGAGCAAAATAGAGTCCTAATAATATCTTTAAAAGATTCTATTAACGATTTGATAGAGTGGATTCTATACAAGTATGAGTGA